The Solanum lycopersicum chromosome 2, SLM_r2.1 DNA window ACATGGCCTCTTGTCTAAGGGATTTCACTTGGATGAACCCTCCTAATTTTTATGGGTCCAAGGTTGAAGAAtacccccaagagttcattgatgaaatctaaAAGATActctatgctatggggttgtctactagtaagaaggccgagttagccacctatcaactcaaggatgtggctcaagcatggtatgtccaatggagggataataggccgTTAAGGGGTGGACCAATGACCTGGGAAGtattcaagaaggcttttcttgatcggttctttcctagggaaaAGAGGGAATCTAAAGTGGTAGAGTTCATAAACCTTCTCCAAGTACGTATGAGTGTGCATGTATACTCATTGAAATGCACtgaattgtcaaaatatgctcaCTCTTTTGTTTccaatcctagagatgaaatgagccaCTTTGCGACGAGGGTGTCAGATGATTtgcaagaggagtgtcattcggctatgctacatgacaacatgaatatTTCTCGTCTTATGGTGCAATCCCAACATGTAGAAGAGGCAAGGGCTAAGAGGAAGAttagagatgctaagagggaaagatcttttgatggtggttcttccAAGAATAGGCTTGCGATACAAGACAAGCGTAGGTTTAAGAAGtgggtttctaatcaagtttCTTCTAAGTTTACTAAGGCTAGgtatgatagggtgtctaaccctaagacTAAGAAGGGAAGgggtactagttcaccaaccGAAAATCCAaattgtggaaagtgtggcaataAGCACTATGGTGATTTTATTCAGGGAATGgacaattgttttggttgtggaaaaagtgggcacaaggttagggatttaCCTAATTTGAGGGTCAAGACAAGGGTACTGGTAAAGTTCAAGCAAGTGGTTGCAATgaggctccaaagaagaaccacttttatgctctccgctctaggggtgagcaagagacttcttaCGAcatggtgaccggtatgttgaaagtattCTCTGTATATTCCTTACTTGATTGCCgttctactttatcatttgttactcctctagtatctcaaaagtttttcatttttcctaatattttaCATGAACCCTTTTAGTGTCTACACCGGTGGCTGAGTCGGTTGAtacaaaaagggtgtatagaaattgtccaataatgttgcccaatagagtttcttatgttgaactattagaacttgatatgcttgattttgatatcattttgggtatggattggttgaatgcttgctttgcctctattgattgtagacagagggtggtgaagtttaacttgcCAAATGAGTCCGTTTaagagtggaagggggaaattctattcctagaggtcgtatcatctcttgtttgaaagcatacaaaatgatctctaaaggttgTCTATATCATTATAGTGAGGGTTAATGACTTAGACtccaaaattcctcccattgactCGGTCCTCGTAGTGAGTAAATTtctggaggtctttcctaatgatcttcccggtGTTCCTCCTAAACGGAAAATTGATTTTGGGATGACTTgttaccggatacaaatcccatttcaattcttccttatcggatggctccggccgaattgaaagagttgaagtttcAACTCAAATAATTACTAGActaaggcttcattagacctagtatttctccatggggtgctccgattttgtcttgtgaagaagaaggatgggtccttaagaatgtgcattgattacctccaactcaataaagtctccattaagaacaagtatccactccctcggattgacgacttATTCGATCAACTCAAAGGGGAAAGCTACTTTGCTaatattgacttgagatcgAGGTATCAACAACTTATGGTGAGAGGTAAGTATATACCAAAGATGACATTTCAGACTAGATAttgtcactatgagttcttagtaatgtcctttggtctcactaatgctccggcggcatttatggatctaatgaatagggtgttttgaagttacctagatccatttgtcattgtcttcattgacaacatcttggtatattcggaAAATGAGGGTGATCAAATGAACCATTTGAGAGTGGTGTTGCAAGTGCTTAAAGAGAATCAATTGTTTGCCatgtatagcaaatgtgagttttggttgaggtcggtgacatttcttggtcatacCATCTCTactgagggagttgaggttgatccaagaaaGACAGAGgtggtgaaaaattggcctataCCATTAACTCCAATCGACATTAGGAGTTTTTTGGGTCTAGCGAGTTATTAGAGAGGTTTGTGGATagttttgcgtccattgcatctccctcaactactttgacccaaaagagtaagaaatttgagtggtctgAGGCATGTGATAGAAGCttacaaatgttgaaagatagacttacttccgctccggtgttgactgtactggagggtacaaagggtttcgTTGTAtgttgtgatgcatcccgagtgggtttagggtgtgtgcttatgaaaTAGAGGAAGgtaatagcctatgcttctaggcaacttaaggtgcatcagagaaactatccaactcatgatcttgagttcgCGGCCGtagtatttgccttgaaaatatggaggcattatttgtatggtgtccatgttgatgtaTATACCGACCATAACAATCTctaatatgtgttcacccaaaagGAGTTTAATCttcgacaaagaaggtggttaaaattgttgaaagattatgacatgagtttTCTCTATCTCCCCGaaaaggccaatgtggttgcggatgctctaagtcgtatgaccatgggtagtgtgtctcacatttatgaagccaagaaagaccttgtgaaaaatgttaataggTTGCCTAGGTTGGGTGTGAGGTTGTAAGATTCCCGAAATGGTGGTTTCATGTTCCATCAAAACTCTGAATCATCATTagtagttgaggtgaagtccaaacaacaccttgataaaccattgatggagttgaaagaatcagttcttggtaagcttaatgaaTCATTcttcttgggggggggggggggatggtgTTTTGAGATACTAAGGAAGATTGTGTTTTCCCAAGGTATATGAGTTGAGAAATcggatccttgaggaagcccATGGGTCCCGCTAATCCATTCATTCTGTTTCGACAAAATGTACCATGGCCTTATGGAAGTATTTTtgtgggaaggtttgaagaaGGTCATAAgggagtttgttgctaagtgtccaaattgccaacaagtgaaagccaaACACCAAAAGctgggtggcttactacaagaaatccaagttcccaTTTGGAAATGGGAAGACATCcatatggattttgtagtgggTTTACTTCTGACTCAAATGCAATATGACTATATATGGATGATTGTGGATATGTTGACCAAGTCCGCTCATTATATTCCCGTATATTCCACTTATTCAACGGAAGATTATGCTAGGatattcatagatgagattgtatgTCGCCATGGTACACCATTATgcatcatatcagataggggtgcacattcacatctaggttttggaggtcattctaAGAAGGGTTGAGTACTAAGGTGAAGTTAAGTAgagcttttcatccccaaatggattgTCAAAtggagcgtactattcaaacccttgaggatatgcttagggcttgtattattgatttcaagggaaattgggataagcatttgcctttggtgAAGTTTTCTTACAATAATTGTTTTCGTTCATCCATATCCATGGCTTCCTATGAAGCCttatatggtaggaggtgtaggtcttcTATTGTATTATTTGAAGTAGGTGAGCCTTAGCTTCTTGGTCacgatttgatttatattactttggagaaagttcatatcataaggatcagttgcaaacggcctatagtcggcaaaagtcttatgccgattaTAGGAGAAGGAATTTtcagtttgaagaaggtgataaagtgtgtttgaaaattttgactATGAAAGGGGTGGGTAGATTTTGCAagaagggaagttgagtccccgttatgtgggtccctatgaaattttgtaaagggttggtaaggttgcctatgaattgaaacttcctagtgaattggcttcggttaaTCCAATTTCTCATgtatccatgcttaagaagtgtattggtgatcccgagtctgttcttcctattgaaggttctggtgtgaaggataatctctcttatgaggaagttccgtTTCAAATTCTTGATTGACAAGAGAAtaagttaagaaataaagaggtggcttccgtaaagttgttatggaaaaatcacctagtttaaggtgcaacatgggaggtcgaggctgacgtgaagtcccgttaccctcatctatttcataaataaggttagtagttcttacttataatgaaaaaaaattaaagttgctTTGATTTTTAGTAAAGTTTTGCAAAAAGtgcattttaatttctttacagtgaaaaattgtgcatttgtacttgaaattgaaattttgcttGTTAGAGTCATGTTGTGCATTTTTGTATGGTGAGAACTTATGAAATGATGTgtagcatgttgttaagttgaattttgaaatatttgactCATAAATGTTATGTTGAGCTCTTGTTGTTatgagaaggatattcctcacAATGAAATGTTGcaccttatgtgtggtaatttaAGTTCTGAGTTGCCTTGTGTAATTGATATAGTTGATGTTGTTATATACTGTTGTTGGTTGAGTTTGTAGTCTTGAGTccattccttccttcaaaacattttagtgtcattcaaggacgaatgttcctaagggggggggggggggggaggataataaaacactttgaaaatccaagacgtgttctagagcctaacataagtgtcataaggtctagacactgttttaaggtccatttttatgaatataattaatttagggaGTCTAGAATCCAAAACATCgaagaacatccatgacatcCGAAAagtagttcaaggaggtactagcgtgccttagcctatttgactagcttttagaactcggaaaattgatgaaaatttgtggaagggtgtctaacatgtgttGAAGTTCATTCATAGTTGAAAGGTCCTgatacgactccccaaggattAACCAAGGGCCCTTAAGGAGGACCGTTGTTTTTGGAGTCAAACACTGCTTGGGCAGTAGGCACCCTCGAAAAGGGCATCAACGGGGCGTGTGTTGATCGACGGGGCATAGATGCCATCTCTCGATGAACACTTAGACAAATCTTTGGAGGGTATCATTTGCACAGTCTCTGACCAAAACCACAAATGTGCAGCACGGAGAAGGGGACTAACCGTCACGGACCAGTGATCCGTTGATCGTGGTCTCGTCGATGGGGTCTGTAATATCCTGCATGTTTTGACTTACTTTTAAGTGATTAATTAAGGGGTTTGGTGGTTATTTAGGGATCAAGggaattataattaatttgattaaccCCCCATATAAATACCCCAACCCCATTAGACTAATCACAACTCTCAAAAagaaaactctcttccttctctctctagtgcaaaacaccattgaagaccaagctggAGGATGGTTTTGGGAGCTGTAAAGTGACGATTTAACCATAAGTTATTCATTAAACATTAAGGTATTGGATcttattcacctttgagacatcttttctcaaagggttccatcaaattgatttcaaaagttgagttttcaagtgtgttttcatccaatacaaaattaatgttatgaattgatgtgtttatgatttattctggataatatgaatatattaacatgtattttgaCTTAATTATGctatatcttgatggtttggtctagtttgtgaTTTACATGCCtatgaattaataaatatgcATTATTGGTTGGTAttgtcttgttgaatgtgcataaaagtttttaaaagaaaagtgcatactttatgaaatgtccctcttctttagcatgttttcatatATGTGTGcttatggtctcatacttagtacaagtggtttactaaccccatttcttccttttccacaatattttaggttccgtCGTTGGAGGGCCTTTGTAGACGacattgaagaagacttggatatcTTGATCATCCatgtagggtaggtcctcaatttcCAAGGACGATGAGGCCTGTTACGTCTAAGGAGTAAACCTAGATGTGACAATTAAATAGATTAAgctctagtctaagtcatggCGTTTCCGGAGTGTTACAAAAATTGATGTGAGGGGACACTAGGACCTATGTGACCATGTTTAGGGGTTCAACATCCGGGAATGAatccacctaggacccacgaAGGGACTTAGAGAAGAACCTAAGGCTTTGCAACCAAGCTGCAAGACTGCCTCAACGGACACCCCTCACCTACGACCAGTAGGCTGAACGACGCACTGTCCTTGGGGGAATAGCTCCACCCTTAGTGGTGGGAGCTTAACACCCATGTGAACAGACTCAGACCCAATCGACGCCCTAGAAGGACGGGCTATTGACCAAGGGATGCCCCGTAGCTAGAGGTCCGTCGATGGCCACTGTAAAGCTGCGGGAGATTCTGCCAAGGCTTGGGGTATTTTGGTAATTTACCCCAAGTCTTTTGTGAACCAAGGACGGTTATTTTAgggtattttatgtattttaagttagtttataCTCC harbors:
- the LOC138341952 gene encoding uncharacterized protein, yielding MGLSTSKKAELATYQLKDVAQAWYVQWRDNRPLRGGPMTWEVFKKAFLDRFFPREKRESKVVEFINLLQVRMSVHVYSLKCTELSKYAHSFVSNPRDEMSHFATRVSDDLQEECHSAMLHDNMNISRLMVQSQHVEEARAKRKIRDAKRERSFDGGSSKNRLAIQDKRRFKKWVSNQVSSKFTKARYDRVSNPKTKKGRGTSSPTENPNCGKCGNKHYGDFIQGMDNCFGCGKSGHKVRDLPNLRVKTRVLVKFKQVVAMRLQRRTTFMLSALGVSKRLLTTW